A stretch of the Amycolatopsis sp. BJA-103 genome encodes the following:
- a CDS encoding MmgE/PrpD family protein produces MIDHTVRTHRSAESLPREEQLAWKLASVATDDVPVTPVVAAMVINRVIDNAAVAAASLARRPVRSARDQALAHPGKPGAAVFGVAGRYSPEWAAWANGVAVRELDYHDTFLAADYSHPGDNIPPVLAVAQHTGRTGADLLRGIAAGYELQVNLVRGICLHEHKIDHIAHLGPSVAGGLGALLGLETETVYQAIGQALHTTTTTRQSRKGEISSWKAYAPAFAGKAAIEAVDRVMRGEGAPSPIYEGEDGFVAWLLSGPDTEYTVPLPAPGEAKQSILDTYTKEHSAEYQSQALIDLARRLGPRIGELGKVERILIHTSHHTHYVIGSGAGDPQKYDPLASRETLDHSIPYIFAVALQDGVWHHERSYDRARATRPDTVELWQKVTTVEDPEWTRRYHAPEPAFGGRVEITLADGRVLTDEIAVADAHPAGARPFAREQYVAKFRTLADGVIAAADQDRFLDTVTRLGELDAAEVAGIVLPAGLDAAPTSKGIF; encoded by the coding sequence ATGATCGACCACACCGTCCGCACCCACCGATCCGCCGAATCGCTGCCCCGCGAGGAGCAGCTCGCGTGGAAGCTCGCCTCGGTCGCCACCGACGACGTCCCGGTCACCCCCGTGGTCGCGGCCATGGTGATCAACCGGGTGATCGACAACGCCGCCGTGGCTGCCGCGTCACTCGCGAGGCGCCCCGTCCGCTCGGCCCGCGACCAGGCCTTGGCGCATCCGGGAAAGCCGGGTGCGGCGGTGTTCGGCGTCGCAGGCCGGTACTCCCCGGAATGGGCCGCCTGGGCCAACGGCGTCGCCGTGCGCGAACTCGACTACCACGACACCTTCCTCGCCGCGGACTACTCGCACCCCGGCGACAACATCCCGCCGGTCCTCGCCGTCGCCCAGCACACCGGGCGCACCGGCGCGGACCTGCTCCGCGGGATCGCCGCCGGATACGAACTCCAGGTGAACCTCGTGCGCGGGATCTGCCTGCACGAGCACAAGATCGACCACATCGCCCACCTCGGCCCGTCGGTCGCGGGCGGTCTCGGCGCGTTGCTGGGCCTGGAGACCGAGACCGTGTACCAGGCCATCGGGCAGGCGTTGCACACCACGACGACGACCCGCCAGTCCCGCAAGGGCGAGATCTCCTCGTGGAAGGCCTACGCGCCCGCGTTCGCCGGGAAGGCCGCGATCGAGGCCGTCGACCGGGTGATGCGCGGCGAAGGCGCGCCGAGCCCGATCTACGAGGGCGAGGACGGTTTCGTCGCGTGGCTGCTGAGCGGTCCGGACACCGAGTACACGGTACCTCTGCCGGCGCCGGGCGAGGCGAAACAGTCCATTCTGGACACTTACACCAAGGAGCACTCGGCGGAGTACCAGAGCCAGGCGCTGATCGACCTCGCGCGGCGGCTCGGCCCGAGGATCGGCGAGCTCGGCAAGGTCGAGCGGATCCTCATCCACACCAGCCACCACACGCATTACGTGATCGGCTCCGGCGCGGGCGATCCGCAGAAGTACGACCCCCTCGCCAGCCGCGAAACACTGGACCACTCGATCCCGTACATCTTCGCGGTCGCCCTGCAGGACGGTGTCTGGCACCACGAGCGGTCCTACGACCGGGCTCGCGCGACACGGCCGGACACGGTCGAACTCTGGCAGAAGGTCACCACCGTCGAGGATCCCGAATGGACTCGCCGCTATCACGCGCCCGAACCGGCGTTCGGCGGCCGGGTCGAGATCACCCTCGCCGACGGCAGGGTGCTGACCGACGAGATCGCCGTCGCCGACGCTCACCCGGCCGGGGCACGGCCGTTCGCCCGGGAGCAGTACGTCGCCAAGTTCCGTACGCTGGCCGACGGGGTGATCGCCGCCGCCGATCAGGACCGGTTCCTCGACACGGTCACCCGGCTCGGGGAACTGGACGCGGCCGAGGTCGCCGGGATCGTGCTCCCGGCCGGGCTCGACGCCGCGCCGACGAGCAAGGGGATCTTCTGA
- a CDS encoding 3-hydroxybutyryl-CoA dehydrogenase yields the protein MSAEIARAGVVGAGRMGAGIAEVCARSGLDVVVCEQDAPSADAGRARILASLDRAVRAGKLGRPEAERAAWRLRFTTDVGELADRQLVIEAVAEDEQVKLELFATLDKVVTDPAAILASNTSSLPIMRLAMATGRAEQVVGLHFFNPVPVLPLVEVVGSLLTSASTVDRAERFARDVLGKQTVRARDRAGFVVNALLVPYLLSAIRMVESGFAAASDVDRGMELGTAHPMGPLRLTDLIGLDTVAAIADSLYAEFKEALYAPPPLLLRMVDAGLLGKKTGRGFHVYEGK from the coding sequence ATGAGCGCGGAGATCGCCCGAGCAGGCGTCGTCGGGGCCGGTCGGATGGGGGCCGGAATCGCCGAGGTGTGCGCCCGGTCCGGCCTGGACGTCGTGGTGTGCGAACAGGACGCGCCGTCCGCCGACGCAGGCCGCGCGCGGATCTTGGCCTCGCTCGATCGGGCGGTCCGGGCGGGCAAGCTCGGCCGCCCGGAGGCCGAACGCGCCGCCTGGCGGCTGCGGTTCACCACCGACGTCGGCGAACTGGCCGACCGTCAGCTGGTGATCGAAGCCGTCGCCGAGGACGAGCAGGTCAAGCTGGAGCTGTTCGCGACACTCGACAAGGTCGTGACCGATCCCGCCGCGATCCTCGCGTCGAACACCTCCTCCCTCCCGATCATGCGGCTGGCGATGGCCACCGGCCGGGCCGAACAGGTCGTCGGCCTGCACTTCTTCAATCCGGTCCCGGTGCTGCCGCTGGTCGAGGTGGTCGGCTCGCTGCTGACCAGCGCGTCCACAGTGGACCGCGCCGAACGGTTCGCCCGCGACGTCCTCGGCAAGCAGACCGTACGGGCACGCGATCGGGCCGGGTTCGTGGTCAACGCACTGCTCGTGCCGTACCTTCTGTCGGCCATCCGGATGGTGGAGTCGGGCTTCGCCGCCGCGTCCGATGTGGACCGAGGAATGGAACTCGGTACCGCGCATCCGATGGGCCCCCTGCGCCTGACCGACCTGATCGGCCTCGACACCGTGGCCGCGATCGCGGACTCGCTCTACGCCGAGTTCAAGGAAGCGCTCTACGCGCCACCGCCCCTGCTGCTGCGCATGGTCGACGCCGGGCTGCTCGGCAAGAAGACCGGCCGCGGATTCCACGTCTACGAAGGAAAGTGA
- a CDS encoding short-chain fatty acyl-CoA regulator family protein, with protein MEKMYAGARLRQLREGRSMTQSELARLLEISPSYVNQLEHNGRPLTMPVLLKLTETFGVDTEFFAARDTARLVADVREVFGDNTVSGAISAGEVDALTTTLPEVARTLVALHRRYREAVENIATLVTEQGLDRSTAQQPHEEIRDWFYLRRNHVTELDAPAEKLAAELRLHPGEVRSGLAAGLLDRHGVKVVSESLGADQHHFDTREKTLRLSPALRPGQAAFRLASELALLEAGDVIDRLVDDGKFSGDTARRLARIGLANYYAGALVLPYRVFLGAAERYRYDITRLSDHFGVGFETICHRLSTLQRPGTRGVPFSFVRVDRAGNISKRQSATGFHFSRVGGSCPLWIVYEAFSSPGRILTQVAELPDGKKYFWLARTVSRAAGGHGDPGKTFAIGLGCELRHARRLVYSDGLALGTGAAVTPIGMGCKVCERPACPQRAFPAIGKPMRVDEHSSSLLPYPPLS; from the coding sequence GTGGAGAAGATGTACGCGGGTGCCCGGCTGCGCCAGCTGCGCGAAGGCCGGTCCATGACGCAGTCCGAACTGGCCAGACTGCTGGAGATCTCGCCGAGTTACGTCAACCAGCTCGAACACAACGGCAGGCCCCTGACCATGCCGGTCTTGCTGAAGCTCACCGAGACCTTCGGCGTGGACACGGAGTTCTTCGCCGCCCGCGACACCGCCCGGCTGGTCGCCGACGTCCGCGAGGTGTTCGGCGACAACACCGTCAGCGGCGCGATCTCCGCGGGCGAGGTCGACGCGCTGACCACCACGCTGCCCGAGGTGGCGCGGACACTCGTCGCGCTGCACCGTCGCTACCGCGAAGCCGTGGAGAACATCGCCACGCTGGTGACCGAGCAGGGACTCGACCGGTCGACCGCGCAGCAGCCGCACGAGGAGATCCGGGACTGGTTCTATCTGCGCCGCAACCACGTCACGGAACTGGACGCTCCCGCGGAGAAGCTGGCCGCCGAGTTGCGTCTCCACCCCGGTGAAGTCCGCAGTGGACTGGCCGCCGGACTGCTGGACCGTCACGGCGTCAAGGTGGTCTCCGAATCCCTCGGCGCCGATCAGCACCACTTCGACACGCGCGAGAAGACGCTGCGCCTCTCCCCCGCGCTGCGCCCCGGTCAGGCCGCGTTCCGGCTCGCGTCCGAGCTGGCGCTGCTGGAGGCAGGCGACGTGATCGACCGGCTCGTCGACGACGGGAAGTTCAGCGGCGACACCGCCCGGCGGCTCGCGCGGATCGGTCTGGCCAACTACTACGCGGGCGCGCTCGTGCTGCCGTATCGCGTTTTCCTCGGCGCGGCGGAACGCTACCGCTACGACATCACGCGCCTGTCCGACCACTTCGGCGTCGGCTTCGAGACGATCTGCCATCGGCTGTCCACTTTGCAGCGACCGGGCACCCGCGGCGTGCCGTTCTCCTTCGTACGGGTCGACCGTGCGGGCAACATCTCGAAACGTCAGTCCGCCACCGGGTTCCACTTCTCCCGCGTCGGCGGCTCGTGTCCACTGTGGATCGTCTACGAGGCGTTCAGCTCACCGGGACGGATCCTCACGCAGGTCGCCGAACTCCCGGACGGAAAGAAGTACTTCTGGCTGGCCCGCACCGTTTCCCGCGCGGCGGGCGGGCACGGCGATCCCGGCAAGACGTTCGCGATCGGGCTCGGCTGCGAACTCCGGCACGCGCGGCGGCTCGTGTACTCCGACGGGCTGGCGCTCGGCACCGGCGCGGCCGTCACCCCGATCGGAATGGGGTGCAAGGTCTGCGAACGGCCCGCGTGCCCGCAGCGCGCCTTTCCCGCGATCGGGAAACCGATGCGGGTCGACGAGCATTCGTCCAGCCTGCTGCCCTACCCGCCACTCTCGTGA